One Roseimaritima multifibrata DNA window includes the following coding sequences:
- a CDS encoding tol-pal system YbgF family protein, with product MAEKSPEASSSKRPDRSMGMTAALIAVVGIASIGAFATLFTVWARSGAPGIEETLRLASEEYVAGRPAVAAKLAQTVEFPEEYEDADQIHLKEFLIGAGLAAAANKQVDLNEWRIAMDGAIPHLQASAEHGFPPGREAEGNQLLGEAFLSKGKFSKAAKYLETAIDIDPATRLQLMPLLVESQLQAAEMEPEVALQSARNLLEWETPGTIGLDNAKLLLGRALIQKEQWAAAREPIREVIDNGSDPQIVQEARLLDAISQITEAISLEEGSKAALPSPAIRTKIRKAIEDLEAIDREADPLLATRSRLWVARGLRALKENEAAIAVATTVRLHRPFNAESIAGGVLESELLASQGMGEDVLQTARYLVREIGDPRLFDGRIIRLEEFRQRMAGVADQLREAGEYRYSVDLARSLPPVLPLDQAYMLEGLALSDWAESTLENGRQSDGAMPPEVAAKARQYYRAAGDARASAAKERYTTTEYIPAVWDTIEAYEQAGDFGRTLTWVEEYLRYEKRALKPRGLLVKGRTLLALDRPEDALRPLTTCVVEHPRDSLRYEARLIAALANAELNRFVEARELLDENLYDGTLAPESKVWRDSLYLLGQLLYRDAYRNHLFLTGELPPEIQPPTDDQIQFRDNQELLLAAIGRLDETADREEILISENRIAGDELLREAQERARNARYLAARSRQMAAHWPEVESEAPDLLDVARRRLSQSRDEYLQQAADGFSGLRQQLDRSEEDQELSNQDQSMLRNCFLAEADVLRQLGKYEEAAEAYRGVSLRYMNEPASLEAMLGQAQCMEDLGRKREANLIVRQAERVLQRIPKEMDSLFVETTRYDREQWQRLFAWMVPPEVAPQDADA from the coding sequence ATGGCAGAGAAATCCCCGGAAGCGAGTTCGTCCAAACGTCCTGATCGGTCGATGGGGATGACCGCTGCGCTGATAGCTGTTGTGGGAATCGCTTCCATCGGAGCCTTTGCAACACTTTTCACCGTATGGGCTCGAAGTGGAGCTCCGGGGATCGAGGAAACGTTGCGATTGGCGTCGGAGGAATATGTTGCCGGCCGACCGGCGGTCGCGGCAAAGTTGGCTCAGACCGTTGAATTCCCCGAAGAATACGAAGATGCCGACCAAATTCATCTGAAAGAATTTTTGATCGGTGCAGGATTGGCAGCGGCGGCCAACAAGCAAGTCGATTTGAATGAGTGGCGAATCGCGATGGATGGTGCCATCCCTCATTTGCAGGCTTCCGCCGAACATGGCTTTCCCCCTGGCCGGGAAGCCGAAGGAAATCAGTTGCTGGGAGAAGCTTTCTTGAGCAAAGGGAAATTCTCGAAAGCGGCGAAGTATTTAGAAACGGCGATCGATATCGACCCGGCTACCCGTTTGCAACTGATGCCGCTGTTGGTGGAAAGCCAGTTGCAGGCTGCCGAAATGGAGCCGGAGGTCGCACTTCAGTCGGCCCGCAACCTGTTGGAATGGGAAACGCCGGGAACGATCGGCCTGGATAATGCGAAATTGTTGCTGGGACGTGCGTTGATACAGAAAGAGCAATGGGCGGCGGCACGCGAACCGATTCGCGAAGTGATCGACAACGGAAGCGATCCGCAAATCGTTCAGGAAGCCCGCTTGCTGGATGCGATTTCTCAAATCACCGAAGCGATCAGCTTAGAAGAGGGATCGAAAGCGGCCCTGCCCTCCCCTGCGATCCGGACCAAAATCCGCAAGGCTATCGAAGACCTTGAAGCGATTGATCGAGAAGCCGATCCGCTCTTGGCGACTCGGTCGCGGTTGTGGGTCGCGCGTGGCTTGCGGGCTTTGAAAGAGAACGAGGCGGCGATTGCTGTCGCCACGACCGTTCGCCTGCACCGCCCCTTCAATGCCGAATCCATTGCCGGCGGAGTCCTCGAGTCCGAATTGCTAGCGTCTCAGGGAATGGGAGAAGATGTGCTGCAGACGGCTCGATATCTGGTTCGTGAAATTGGTGACCCCCGGCTTTTTGATGGCCGGATTATCCGTTTGGAAGAATTTCGCCAGCGAATGGCGGGCGTCGCAGACCAGTTGCGAGAAGCCGGAGAATACAGGTACTCGGTCGATTTGGCTCGCAGCCTACCACCCGTCCTTCCTCTGGATCAGGCCTACATGCTTGAAGGCCTAGCCCTTAGCGACTGGGCCGAATCGACTTTGGAGAACGGTCGCCAGAGCGATGGAGCGATGCCGCCGGAGGTCGCCGCCAAGGCTCGCCAATATTACCGTGCAGCAGGCGATGCCCGGGCATCGGCCGCCAAGGAACGCTATACGACCACGGAGTACATTCCCGCGGTTTGGGATACGATCGAGGCTTACGAACAAGCGGGCGATTTCGGGCGAACCCTGACCTGGGTGGAAGAATACCTCCGTTATGAAAAGCGAGCCCTCAAGCCGCGAGGCTTACTAGTTAAAGGGCGGACGCTGCTAGCACTCGACCGACCGGAAGATGCGTTGCGGCCGTTGACCACCTGTGTGGTTGAACATCCCCGCGATTCGTTGCGTTATGAAGCCCGTTTGATTGCCGCACTGGCCAACGCAGAACTGAACCGTTTCGTCGAAGCTAGAGAACTGCTGGACGAAAACCTGTACGACGGGACGCTTGCCCCCGAAAGCAAAGTTTGGCGTGATTCGCTCTATTTGCTGGGGCAGTTGCTCTATCGGGATGCGTACCGAAATCATCTTTTCCTGACAGGCGAATTGCCTCCGGAAATCCAGCCGCCGACGGACGACCAAATTCAATTTCGAGATAACCAGGAACTCTTGCTGGCCGCTATCGGTCGGCTGGACGAAACGGCGGACCGTGAAGAAATTCTGATCTCGGAAAACCGAATCGCAGGAGACGAATTGCTGCGTGAAGCGCAGGAGCGAGCTCGGAATGCCCGCTATTTGGCAGCTCGCTCGCGTCAGATGGCGGCCCATTGGCCTGAGGTCGAATCCGAGGCTCCCGACCTGCTGGACGTCGCCCGGAGAAGGCTTAGCCAGTCCCGTGATGAATACCTGCAGCAGGCGGCCGACGGCTTTAGTGGGCTGCGACAGCAACTCGATCGCAGTGAAGAAGACCAGGAATTGTCAAACCAAGACCAATCGATGCTCAGGAATTGCTTTCTTGCCGAAGCCGATGTGCTGCGTCAGTTGGGGAAGTATGAAGAAGCGGCCGAAGCCTACCGCGGCGTTTCGCTGCGATACATGAACGAACCGGCCTCTCTGGAGGCGATGCTTGGTCAGGCACAGTGCATGGAAGATTTGGGCCGAAAACGGGAAGCCAACCTGATTGTCCGGCAAGCCGAACGCGTGTTGCAACGCATTCCCAAAGAAATGGATAGCCTGTTTGTGGAAACGACCCGCTATGATCGTGAGCAATGGCAAAGGTTATTCGCTTGGATGGTTCCGCCGGAAGTCGCCCCCCAGGACGCGGACGCGTAA
- a CDS encoding flagellar basal body rod protein FlgB, with protein MLNLFQSTSIPALEQTAIFAQRRHQVLAGNMANADTPGYRSRDLKVDAFQEALAESIHEANTPRTSPPMSASALAFAPPSQVGEVQPEFADGPRKAMEQVVFHDGSDVGLETQVTQIAKNQHTHNLAIALMRSQFNVLRAAITERA; from the coding sequence ATGCTGAATCTGTTTCAATCGACCTCGATCCCTGCGCTTGAGCAAACGGCGATTTTTGCCCAGCGACGCCATCAAGTCTTGGCTGGGAATATGGCCAACGCGGATACTCCGGGGTATCGATCACGCGATCTAAAAGTCGACGCATTTCAAGAAGCGTTGGCGGAATCGATCCACGAAGCGAATACGCCTAGAACCTCGCCTCCGATGTCCGCAAGTGCCCTCGCCTTTGCACCGCCCTCCCAGGTCGGAGAAGTCCAGCCTGAATTTGCCGATGGGCCCCGCAAAGCAATGGAGCAAGTCGTCTTTCATGACGGCAGCGACGTTGGCCTGGAAACTCAAGTCACTCAAATTGCTAAGAACCAACACACGCACAATCTGGCAATCGCTTTGATGCGAAGTCAGTTCAACGTGTTGCGAGCGGCGATCACCGAACGCGCATAG
- a CDS encoding alpha/beta hydrolase, whose amino-acid sequence MIRFRDLLSRSFLGLCFALSLSPASGQFVNVPDKESKTYEGDVALGDYFAAETARIEETTFADIHSLADWEEKRKVYQSQLFEMLGLDPMPERTPLNAVVTGKTERDGVIVENVYFESMPGLFVTGNLYRPAKQDGPLPAILYVCGHGKVEIDGVSYGNKVYYQHHGAWFARNGYVCLTIDTIQLGEIEGTHHGTYREKMWWWNNRGYTPVGVEAWNGSRAVDYLISRPEVDGEKIGITGRSGGGSYSWFTAAIDPRIGVVVPVAGITNLHNHIVDGCVEGHCDCMYMVNTYRWDYAQLAAMIAPRPLLISNTDRDRIFPLEGVVDVYRKTREIYRLYGAETDLGLQITSGPHSDTQELRIHAFRWMNKYLRNDSELISMAATKLFEPAELKVFETLPPEERVTTIHNDFVPAVSVDSLPESVEVLREKAPTWLENLQSKVFRGWPALDGALETEVVNVANKDKRACAVVDFTSQDPYRLRMYVVGPATKSPEAPAKVKVVVLDSESWPAVAAGLAVVFPNQVPNVEPEQAAWEKIAQQETPVFYVLPRGVGPTEWDRDSKERTHIRRRFMLLGQTVAGMQVFDVCRALQVIQERMSQGKDLKIEIQAKGEAAVWTLYASLFSDLLGDLSLSDLPVNNADAPDLLNVSRFVQLPHVALMVAEKLGDKNQLQLSGETNPQWHEVLQAQPWTLEEIKLQD is encoded by the coding sequence ATGATTCGCTTTCGCGATTTATTGTCACGTAGTTTTTTGGGGTTGTGTTTTGCACTTTCCCTTTCCCCGGCGAGCGGACAGTTTGTCAACGTTCCTGACAAGGAAAGCAAAACCTACGAAGGGGATGTTGCCCTAGGTGATTACTTTGCGGCGGAAACCGCACGGATCGAGGAAACCACGTTTGCCGATATCCATTCCTTGGCCGACTGGGAAGAAAAACGCAAGGTCTACCAAAGCCAGTTGTTCGAGATGCTGGGCTTGGACCCGATGCCAGAGCGGACGCCATTAAACGCGGTCGTGACGGGAAAAACCGAACGCGACGGAGTGATCGTCGAAAATGTCTACTTTGAATCGATGCCTGGACTGTTTGTTACTGGCAATCTTTACCGTCCGGCAAAACAAGATGGCCCTCTGCCCGCCATCCTGTATGTCTGTGGGCATGGGAAAGTCGAAATCGATGGGGTCAGCTATGGCAACAAAGTCTACTACCAACACCATGGTGCTTGGTTCGCAAGAAACGGTTACGTTTGCTTGACGATCGATACCATCCAGCTGGGAGAGATTGAGGGGACCCATCACGGAACCTATCGCGAGAAAATGTGGTGGTGGAACAATCGTGGTTACACGCCCGTGGGTGTCGAAGCCTGGAACGGATCGCGTGCGGTCGATTATTTGATTTCACGTCCCGAAGTGGATGGGGAGAAAATTGGGATCACCGGCCGCAGTGGCGGCGGATCTTATTCTTGGTTTACCGCTGCCATCGATCCAAGGATCGGAGTCGTGGTTCCCGTCGCTGGAATCACCAACCTGCATAACCATATCGTGGACGGCTGCGTCGAAGGGCATTGCGACTGCATGTACATGGTCAACACCTATCGGTGGGATTACGCCCAGCTGGCTGCAATGATCGCCCCTCGCCCGTTATTGATTTCGAATACGGATCGCGATCGAATCTTCCCTTTAGAAGGGGTTGTCGATGTCTATCGGAAAACCCGGGAGATTTATCGGCTTTACGGGGCGGAGACGGACTTGGGTTTGCAGATTACCTCAGGCCCGCATTCGGATACCCAGGAACTTCGCATTCACGCGTTTCGTTGGATGAATAAATACTTGCGAAACGATAGCGAGCTGATTTCAATGGCGGCGACAAAGCTATTCGAACCAGCCGAGTTAAAAGTCTTCGAAACCTTGCCGCCCGAAGAACGCGTGACCACCATTCACAACGATTTTGTTCCCGCTGTGTCTGTCGATAGTTTGCCTGAATCTGTTGAAGTGCTTCGTGAGAAGGCACCGACCTGGCTTGAAAACCTACAATCCAAGGTTTTTCGTGGATGGCCTGCCTTGGATGGTGCGTTAGAAACCGAAGTGGTTAACGTTGCCAACAAAGACAAGCGAGCTTGTGCGGTTGTTGATTTCACCAGTCAGGATCCGTATCGCCTGCGAATGTACGTTGTGGGGCCTGCCACAAAGTCGCCGGAAGCTCCGGCGAAAGTTAAAGTGGTTGTGTTGGACAGCGAATCATGGCCCGCGGTTGCTGCCGGGTTGGCCGTCGTGTTCCCCAATCAAGTTCCAAATGTCGAACCGGAGCAAGCTGCCTGGGAAAAGATCGCGCAGCAAGAAACGCCTGTGTTTTATGTTCTTCCGCGTGGAGTCGGGCCAACGGAATGGGATCGTGATTCGAAAGAGCGGACGCATATCCGTCGACGTTTCATGCTGCTGGGACAAACCGTTGCAGGAATGCAAGTCTTTGATGTTTGCCGAGCTCTCCAGGTGATCCAAGAAAGGATGTCACAGGGAAAAGATTTGAAAATCGAAATTCAGGCTAAAGGAGAGGCCGCGGTGTGGACTTTGTACGCCAGTCTGTTTAGTGACTTGCTGGGAGATTTAAGCTTGAGCGACCTGCCCGTGAATAATGCAGACGCTCCGGATCTGCTGAACGTAAGCCGTTTCGTACAACTGCCACATGTCGCTTTGATGGTCGCTGAAAAATTGGGAGATAAGAACCAATTGCAACTGTCCGGCGAAACAAATCCTCAGTGGCATGAAGTCCTGCAGGCACAGCCTTGGACGCTGGAAGAAATCAAACTACAGGATTGA
- the fliE gene encoding flagellar hook-basal body complex protein FliE: MQPLRFSSHTPPLPPPPPAAPGFAAGATNPVGNPFLDLVAGKVQEVNTAQQSADQLVHRMLTGEDVNQAEVLTSVQKADMAFRLMLQMRNKLMDAYREVQQIQI; encoded by the coding sequence ATGCAACCGCTTCGCTTTTCCTCTCATACCCCGCCGCTACCACCGCCGCCTCCGGCAGCGCCAGGGTTTGCAGCGGGAGCGACCAACCCGGTGGGGAATCCGTTCCTCGATCTGGTTGCAGGAAAAGTGCAGGAAGTGAATACGGCACAGCAGAGTGCGGACCAGTTAGTGCATCGGATGTTGACAGGAGAAGACGTCAATCAAGCCGAAGTCCTCACATCGGTCCAGAAAGCAGACATGGCATTTCGCTTGATGTTGCAGATGCGGAACAAGTTGATGGATGCCTACCGGGAAGTCCAGCAGATTCAAATCTAG
- a CDS encoding FliH/SctL family protein has translation MASVLKSKSQTSQVGPSGLAGFNLDDFASNSRQLIVQAQQEAARVIAQAETKATEIAEKAAVEGRAKGIAEGKKTIEDEIAKRVAGEVQRRLQVLEKTSQQLTQQTSEWLEQYASTMTQTAIQVAEKVILTRLESEPEVVVRWTEQALRHARSARSLVVAVHPETLVKLGEPLEALLRSAGVPDDTRLEPDESLEPFGVVVRQLGGSIDSQLSSQLESLARQLLPTTEKGEES, from the coding sequence GTGGCATCGGTCCTGAAATCGAAATCGCAGACATCACAAGTTGGCCCGAGCGGTTTGGCCGGTTTTAACCTGGATGATTTCGCCAGTAATAGTCGCCAGTTGATTGTTCAAGCTCAACAAGAAGCCGCACGGGTCATCGCTCAGGCGGAAACCAAAGCGACTGAAATCGCCGAAAAGGCGGCCGTCGAAGGACGTGCAAAAGGGATCGCTGAAGGAAAAAAAACGATCGAGGATGAAATCGCCAAACGAGTCGCCGGGGAAGTCCAGCGGCGGTTACAAGTCCTTGAAAAAACCTCACAACAGTTGACGCAGCAGACGTCGGAGTGGCTTGAGCAATACGCGTCGACGATGACGCAGACCGCGATCCAGGTCGCTGAGAAAGTCATTCTGACACGTTTGGAATCGGAGCCCGAGGTGGTTGTCCGGTGGACCGAACAGGCACTCAGACATGCGCGTTCGGCCAGGTCGTTGGTCGTCGCTGTCCATCCTGAAACGTTGGTGAAATTAGGAGAGCCGTTGGAAGCGCTGTTGCGTTCTGCCGGCGTCCCCGACGACACGCGATTGGAACCGGATGAATCGCTAGAGCCTTTTGGAGTGGTGGTGCGTCAGCTGGGGGGCAGTATCGATTCGCAGTTATCCAGTCAATTGGAAAGCTTGGCGCGTCAGTTGTTGCCGACCACCGAGAAGGGAGAAGAGTCTTGA
- a CDS encoding sensor histidine kinase family protein — protein MKNQPLLKESRMASQSTATTTTLSRLAAKAAENVLSQHSGQVVLEMNIPATIASPGNPDDMLQLLEILIGQSLNEMDNGELSIVAWQGGGLLELEIADSGCSIEERSASFPLAVARLHGEIVRQNCPQGGAAVTVRFPLGAVQTEAA, from the coding sequence ATGAAAAACCAACCCTTGTTGAAGGAATCGCGGATGGCCTCGCAATCAACAGCCACAACGACCACGCTGAGTCGTTTGGCCGCCAAAGCTGCCGAAAATGTGTTGAGTCAGCATTCTGGGCAAGTGGTCCTGGAAATGAATATTCCAGCGACCATCGCTTCGCCTGGAAATCCCGATGACATGTTGCAGTTGTTAGAGATCCTAATCGGTCAGTCTTTAAACGAGATGGACAATGGGGAACTATCGATTGTGGCCTGGCAAGGTGGCGGCTTACTGGAATTAGAAATCGCCGATTCGGGATGCTCGATCGAGGAACGCTCCGCTTCGTTCCCACTGGCAGTCGCTCGTTTGCACGGTGAAATCGTGCGTCAAAACTGCCCACAAGGTGGTGCGGCCGTTACCGTTCGATTTCCTCTTGGAGCGGTCCAAACGGAGGCAGCCTAA
- a CDS encoding FliI/YscN family ATPase: MNLTFPTLPSAQTLCDAVCESTLIQIRGRVAAVSGGNIEIEGMTAPVGAVCRIRMAGNQTCLARLIGFQGVRPILAPLAFPDGVAAGDEVELLATRARIHVGPELRGRVINALGEPIDGRPLPAGLQPAELERDCPDSLKRPAISKPLETGVRAIDAFLTCGLGQRIGIFAGSGVGKSTLLSMLVQGTAADTIVVGMVGERGREVREFIEHSLGPDGMKRTIMVAATSDQPAALRVQAAWTATAVAESLRDAGQNVLLLIDSVTRFALAQREIGLAAGEPPTTRGYPPSVFAMLPRLVERAGTTEQGSITAFYSVLVEGDDTNEPIADTLRGLLDGHVVLSRELASQSHWPAIDILASLSRLQTRVVSPEVREAAEILRRSMAEYKRNEDLINIGAYKAGSNPHLDQAIAIREPLKQLICQATLEAKSGQTDRLTQTHLEMVRLANALKGVNAALQQGAETPQPNGGTP; the protein is encoded by the coding sequence TTGAATCTGACCTTCCCCACATTGCCGTCAGCTCAGACGTTGTGCGACGCCGTTTGCGAAAGCACGTTGATTCAAATCCGAGGCCGCGTTGCTGCGGTTTCGGGGGGGAATATTGAAATTGAAGGGATGACGGCCCCTGTCGGTGCGGTTTGTCGAATTCGCATGGCTGGGAATCAAACCTGTCTGGCGCGGCTGATCGGATTCCAAGGAGTCCGCCCGATCTTGGCACCGCTTGCTTTTCCCGATGGAGTGGCTGCCGGGGACGAAGTCGAATTGTTGGCGACGCGAGCTCGAATCCATGTCGGCCCAGAACTCCGAGGCCGTGTGATCAACGCGTTGGGAGAACCGATCGATGGTCGCCCACTGCCAGCGGGACTGCAGCCTGCCGAACTAGAACGTGACTGCCCCGATTCTTTGAAACGCCCCGCGATTAGTAAACCGCTGGAAACCGGAGTTCGTGCGATCGATGCTTTTTTGACGTGTGGTCTAGGGCAACGTATCGGGATTTTCGCAGGATCGGGAGTCGGCAAAAGTACCCTCCTCAGCATGTTGGTTCAGGGAACCGCCGCCGATACGATTGTGGTGGGAATGGTCGGCGAACGAGGACGTGAAGTCCGTGAATTTATCGAACATAGTCTCGGCCCCGACGGGATGAAACGGACGATCATGGTCGCGGCGACCAGCGATCAGCCAGCCGCCCTCCGCGTCCAAGCGGCCTGGACGGCAACCGCCGTCGCTGAGTCGTTACGGGATGCGGGGCAAAACGTTTTATTGCTGATCGATTCGGTCACTCGGTTTGCACTCGCCCAGCGTGAGATTGGGTTGGCTGCCGGAGAACCGCCGACCACTCGTGGCTATCCGCCCAGTGTGTTTGCAATGTTGCCACGACTGGTGGAGCGAGCCGGGACCACCGAGCAAGGATCGATCACCGCGTTTTATAGCGTGCTGGTCGAAGGGGACGACACCAACGAACCGATCGCTGATACGCTGCGAGGATTGTTGGACGGACATGTCGTGCTGTCACGTGAATTGGCTTCGCAGTCCCATTGGCCGGCAATCGATATCCTGGCCAGCCTTAGCCGCTTGCAAACCCGAGTCGTTTCGCCCGAGGTCCGTGAAGCGGCCGAGATTCTGCGGCGCAGTATGGCCGAGTACAAACGGAACGAAGACCTGATCAATATCGGTGCCTACAAAGCGGGATCGAATCCGCATTTGGATCAGGCGATCGCGATCCGCGAACCGCTAAAACAATTGATTTGCCAAGCAACCTTAGAGGCAAAAAGTGGGCAAACGGATCGCCTGACGCAGACTCATCTGGAAATGGTTCGGCTGGCCAACGCACTCAAAGGCGTTAACGCTGCGTTGCAACAAGGGGCTGAAACGCCTCAGCCCAATGGGGGCACGCCGTAA
- a CDS encoding beta-cystathionase, which produces MNFFKDAAEQFKNAFLAMPMASRGIGLMLIVAIAIALAFLVQGTSENKMTPLFGGALFNDTELAEMELAFSAARLNGSVREGKRLLVPAANEHEFLAALVEAGNVPSRFESAVQKALEQSSPLELNDQFRYRTEYAKLKQIGAQIERFPDVEWAEVQYDADKGGFRSQHSQTASVTVTPAGTSPLGKMRINQIRELVRASFAGLKDEHVTVTDTNAMLSGGWGDEESELLAAKRRIESDYENRIRNLLLPYGDFRLLVTADVDPTIRSQTTKVTYDNRQPLDEHSRKQESETTKGARGGVPGVEPNALAENQRMTINDTPTTIKTSDETRASRGIAGQTYEQSEVAPLQERRVQVSIGLPKTYYESVYRIDYLKENPDADVTEIPPPPADRLAKIREETQNTIQGAVSVLLKSVDPGDDRMKLVQVWDYSDLPVASIAGPTTADKAFGWLAESWQTIALLGLALVALLIARGVARSISPPAPASFEEGFGLEISADSADSPSGSSDDPASTPGMKITGQSLQDELTELIESNPDVAANVLRAWIGDAA; this is translated from the coding sequence ATGAATTTTTTCAAAGACGCCGCCGAACAATTCAAAAATGCTTTTCTTGCGATGCCGATGGCGTCTCGCGGGATTGGATTGATGTTGATCGTTGCGATCGCGATTGCGCTTGCGTTTCTTGTGCAAGGGACTTCCGAGAATAAAATGACTCCGCTGTTTGGCGGTGCGTTGTTTAATGACACGGAACTGGCGGAGATGGAGTTGGCCTTTAGCGCAGCCCGTTTGAACGGGTCGGTGCGCGAGGGCAAGCGGTTGCTGGTGCCAGCGGCCAACGAGCATGAATTCCTGGCCGCCCTGGTCGAAGCGGGAAACGTTCCCTCACGCTTTGAATCGGCCGTGCAAAAAGCGTTGGAACAATCAAGCCCGTTGGAACTGAACGACCAATTTCGCTACCGCACTGAATACGCAAAGCTGAAACAAATCGGAGCTCAAATCGAACGCTTTCCCGATGTCGAATGGGCAGAGGTCCAGTACGATGCGGACAAGGGCGGTTTTCGAAGTCAGCATAGTCAAACCGCTAGCGTGACGGTTACCCCCGCAGGAACAAGTCCGCTCGGCAAGATGCGCATCAATCAAATTCGTGAATTGGTTCGCGCGTCTTTTGCCGGATTAAAGGATGAGCATGTCACCGTCACCGATACCAATGCGATGTTGTCTGGAGGTTGGGGGGACGAAGAGAGTGAGTTGCTGGCAGCCAAACGACGCATCGAATCCGATTATGAAAATCGGATTCGTAATCTGCTTCTTCCGTATGGCGATTTTCGCTTGTTGGTGACCGCCGACGTCGATCCGACGATTCGAAGCCAAACAACCAAGGTGACGTACGACAACCGCCAACCGCTTGACGAACATTCGCGGAAACAAGAATCGGAAACCACCAAAGGGGCGCGAGGAGGGGTGCCGGGTGTCGAACCCAATGCGTTGGCTGAAAACCAGCGGATGACGATTAATGATACCCCGACAACGATCAAAACCAGTGATGAAACAAGAGCCAGTCGTGGGATCGCGGGGCAGACGTACGAGCAGTCGGAAGTGGCGCCGCTGCAGGAGCGACGTGTCCAAGTCAGCATCGGATTGCCCAAAACCTATTATGAATCGGTTTACCGGATCGATTATCTGAAAGAGAATCCGGACGCGGATGTTACCGAGATCCCGCCACCTCCTGCCGACAGATTGGCGAAAATTCGTGAAGAGACTCAGAATACGATTCAGGGGGCTGTCAGTGTGCTGTTGAAGTCGGTCGATCCAGGGGATGATCGCATGAAACTGGTTCAGGTGTGGGATTACTCGGATTTGCCCGTCGCTTCGATAGCCGGTCCGACAACGGCCGACAAGGCATTTGGTTGGTTGGCCGAATCATGGCAAACGATTGCCTTATTGGGATTGGCTTTGGTCGCGCTGCTGATCGCTCGTGGGGTGGCTCGCAGTATCTCACCACCGGCACCCGCATCGTTTGAAGAAGGGTTCGGTTTGGAAATCTCAGCCGACTCTGCAGATTCCCCAAGCGGAAGTTCCGATGATCCGGCTTCCACGCCCGGAATGAAAATCACCGGGCAGAGTCTGCAGGATGAACTAACCGAGTTGATCGAAAGCAATCCCGACGTCGCGGCCAACGTGCTGCGAGCCTGGATCGGTGACGCCGCTTAG
- the flgC gene encoding flagellar basal body rod protein FlgC: MIRSLDISTSALVAQRTRLDTVSGNIANMSSLTDETGKPNPYRARRVVFQTDDELTTSSGASGVKVSEIQTDESEPLYKHDPKHPLAIKEGKWKGYVAYPNINLTGQMVDALEATRSYEANVGVMEITKDLSRESLSIIA; encoded by the coding sequence ATGATTCGATCTCTTGATATCAGCACTTCGGCGCTGGTTGCTCAGCGGACACGACTCGATACCGTTTCGGGGAATATCGCAAATATGTCTTCGTTGACGGATGAAACGGGCAAGCCGAACCCGTATCGGGCTCGTCGCGTCGTCTTTCAAACCGATGACGAATTGACCACCAGCAGTGGTGCATCCGGCGTCAAAGTATCGGAAATCCAAACCGATGAGTCCGAACCGCTGTACAAGCACGACCCGAAACATCCGTTGGCGATCAAAGAGGGCAAGTGGAAAGGCTACGTTGCCTACCCAAATATCAACCTGACCGGGCAAATGGTTGACGCGTTGGAGGCGACTCGGTCGTACGAAGCAAACGTTGGGGTGATGGAAATTACAAAAGACCTTAGCCGCGAATCCCTTTCGATTATCGCTTAG